In the Thermococcus sp. MAR1 genome, one interval contains:
- a CDS encoding MBL fold metallo-hydrolase, which yields MIKNMNSYPLYDDGEHRVYWLGIEESEDEKGILTNQYLVIDGSEAALIEPGGFFVFSRVLKNVTSLVPPTQIKYLMYSHQDPDVVAGLNLWFEYAPLAKVAVSELWVRFIPHMAVLSAGRTIGIPDKGMDFQLGSSKIKAIPSHYLHSPGNFSFYDEKSGILFSTDIGAAAFPEGEWYLFVEDFDEHAKHMEGFHRRYMSSTKALRAWVRSVRRLNPKVIAPQHGAIFRDENVGKFLDWLESMEVGIDVFEKEFYGD from the coding sequence ATGATAAAGAACATGAACAGCTACCCCCTCTACGACGATGGGGAGCACAGGGTTTACTGGCTCGGAATAGAGGAGAGCGAGGATGAGAAGGGAATACTCACCAACCAGTACTTGGTCATAGACGGAAGCGAAGCGGCCCTGATAGAACCGGGAGGGTTCTTTGTCTTCTCCCGTGTGCTAAAGAACGTTACTTCACTCGTTCCTCCGACGCAGATAAAATATCTTATGTACTCCCACCAAGATCCGGACGTTGTGGCTGGACTAAACCTGTGGTTCGAATACGCGCCCCTCGCAAAGGTAGCCGTCTCGGAGCTGTGGGTTCGGTTCATACCCCATATGGCGGTTCTAAGCGCTGGCAGGACCATAGGGATACCCGACAAGGGAATGGACTTCCAGCTCGGAAGCTCTAAGATAAAGGCCATCCCGTCCCATTATCTCCACAGCCCCGGCAACTTCTCGTTCTACGACGAGAAGAGCGGAATCCTCTTCAGCACTGACATAGGTGCGGCGGCCTTTCCGGAGGGTGAGTGGTACCTCTTCGTCGAGGATTTTGATGAACACGCCAAGCACATGGAAGGCTTTCACAGGAGATATATGAGCTCAACTAAAGCTTTGAGGGCGTGGGTTCGCTCGGTTAGAAGGTTGAATCCAAAGGTCATAGCCCCCCAGCACGGTGCGATATTCAGGGACGAGAACGTCGGGAAATTCCTCGACTGGCTCGAAAGCATGGAAGTTGGAATAGACGTCTTTGAAAAGGAATTCTACGGGGATTGA
- a CDS encoding HAD family hydrolase: protein MLKGLIFDVDETLVYYEGYNHREWYEKWVMPALQERGIELDYETYRKTVTGELPRSYVKRFGIDHVELWKIIDGVNLRYRREMARLGRIKPFPDVGALGELKKMGLRLAAVSNASQECTEFVLSLFGLEKYFNVVYGKDYSNLDGVKPSPYLVEKALKTLGLKPRETMMVGDSHHDVLAGKRAGMKVVNVTRFGEIDGADYYVNDLWELVGLIRKILGTQSP, encoded by the coding sequence ATGCTCAAGGGATTGATATTCGACGTTGATGAGACCCTGGTTTACTATGAGGGTTACAATCACAGGGAATGGTACGAGAAGTGGGTTATGCCCGCCCTTCAAGAGCGGGGCATCGAGCTGGACTACGAGACATACAGAAAGACGGTAACCGGTGAACTGCCAAGGAGCTACGTGAAGCGGTTCGGGATAGACCACGTGGAGTTATGGAAGATCATTGACGGTGTGAACCTCCGCTACCGGAGGGAAATGGCGCGGCTCGGCAGGATAAAGCCGTTCCCCGATGTTGGTGCGCTGGGAGAACTGAAAAAGATGGGTCTGAGGCTGGCCGCGGTGAGCAACGCTTCCCAGGAGTGCACGGAGTTCGTTCTGAGCCTCTTTGGCCTGGAGAAGTATTTCAACGTTGTGTACGGCAAGGACTACTCCAACCTTGACGGCGTCAAGCCAAGCCCCTACCTCGTTGAAAAGGCCCTGAAGACGCTCGGTCTGAAACCCAGAGAGACTATGATGGTAGGCGACAGTCATCATGACGTGCTCGCAGGAAAGCGCGCCGGCATGAAGGTGGTTAACGTAACGCGCTTTGGTGAAATTGATGGTGCCGACTACTACGTGAACGACCTGTGGGAGCTTGTGGGATTGATAAGAAAAATTTTGGGGACTCAATCCCCGTAG
- a CDS encoding M42 family metallopeptidase, translating into MERVVEILKEILEIPSPTGYTKEVTAHIAQLLNESGIKTFYTNKGALIAGNHPEPELVIAGHVDTLGAMVTGILSNGHLSFTRIGGLHLPAFEGEYCTIITRSGKRYRGTLLLKNPSVHVNKEAGKKERKEENMYIRLDELVEKKEDTEKLGIRPGDFIAFDPKFEYVNGFVKAHFLDDKASVAVMIDLLLDLSDELEKLPVAFFFSPYEEVGHGGSAGYPRSMKELLVVDMGVVGEGVAGKETAVSIAAKDSSGPYDYEMTTKLIELAEKHDIPHVVDVFPYYGSDGSAALRAGWDVRVALIGPGVHASHGMERTHIKGLLATRKLIRAYIEERFGV; encoded by the coding sequence ATGGAGCGCGTCGTTGAGATTCTGAAGGAGATACTTGAGATACCTTCCCCAACGGGCTATACGAAGGAGGTTACAGCCCACATTGCCCAGCTCCTCAACGAGAGCGGTATAAAGACGTTTTACACCAACAAGGGTGCCCTGATAGCCGGCAATCATCCCGAGCCAGAACTCGTCATAGCGGGTCATGTAGATACGCTCGGCGCGATGGTTACGGGAATCCTGTCGAACGGGCACCTGAGCTTCACCAGGATAGGCGGCCTTCACCTTCCGGCCTTTGAGGGCGAGTACTGCACGATAATCACCCGCTCGGGCAAACGCTACCGCGGGACGCTTCTCCTCAAGAATCCGAGCGTCCACGTGAACAAGGAGGCCGGTAAGAAGGAGCGCAAGGAGGAGAATATGTACATCCGCCTGGACGAGCTCGTTGAGAAGAAAGAGGACACGGAGAAGCTCGGCATAAGGCCCGGCGACTTCATAGCCTTCGACCCAAAGTTTGAATACGTCAACGGCTTTGTCAAGGCCCACTTCCTCGACGACAAGGCGAGCGTTGCGGTTATGATTGACCTGCTCCTCGATTTGTCGGACGAACTCGAAAAACTCCCGGTGGCATTCTTCTTCTCGCCCTACGAAGAGGTCGGCCACGGCGGTTCGGCAGGCTATCCGAGGAGTATGAAGGAACTCCTCGTCGTTGACATGGGCGTCGTTGGAGAGGGCGTCGCGGGCAAGGAAACGGCAGTGTCGATAGCGGCCAAGGATTCAAGCGGGCCGTACGACTACGAGATGACGACGAAACTCATCGAACTGGCTGAGAAGCACGATATTCCCCACGTCGTCGACGTGTTCCCCTACTACGGCTCCGACGGCTCGGCGGCCTTGAGGGCGGGCTGGGACGTTAGAGTTGCTTTAATCGGCCCAGGAGTCCATGCCAGCCACGGCATGGAGAGGACGCACATTAAGGGCCTCCTAGCGACGAGAAAGCTGATTAGGGCTTACATCGAGGAGAGGTTTGGGGTTTGA
- a CDS encoding DUF4097 family beta strand repeat-containing protein: MIFENVREVEINATNGRIEIEGWENDYAEVNYTVHGEVNVEVEQKGSRLIIREEPKKRFLNLLRGNGWAEIVVKVPRSVPVKARNVNGELKARSVRFEDVTTVNGEISLEDCEAEKLNTVNGEVRAHLTVAGPLQAKTVNGEIELTIEELEGDVEVSCVNGDIVLRLTEFCDARIVSKRVNGDVKLVGVDPDEPIIGTGEFEVKVSTVNGDIRVELI, translated from the coding sequence ATGATATTTGAAAACGTCCGAGAAGTTGAGATAAATGCCACCAACGGCCGGATCGAGATAGAGGGCTGGGAAAACGACTACGCCGAGGTGAACTACACCGTCCACGGCGAGGTAAACGTTGAAGTCGAGCAGAAGGGAAGCAGGCTCATCATCCGGGAGGAGCCGAAGAAGAGGTTCCTGAACCTGCTCAGGGGAAACGGCTGGGCCGAGATAGTTGTGAAGGTTCCACGGAGCGTCCCGGTGAAGGCCAGAAACGTGAACGGTGAGCTTAAGGCCAGGAGCGTGCGCTTTGAGGACGTCACGACGGTAAACGGCGAAATAAGCCTAGAAGACTGCGAGGCCGAAAAGCTCAACACCGTGAACGGTGAGGTACGGGCCCATCTAACGGTCGCCGGACCGCTCCAAGCTAAAACCGTGAACGGGGAAATCGAGCTTACCATCGAGGAGCTTGAGGGGGACGTCGAGGTAAGCTGCGTTAACGGAGACATCGTGCTTCGCCTGACCGAGTTCTGCGATGCTAGGATTGTCAGCAAAAGGGTCAACGGAGACGTCAAGCTGGTCGGGGTAGATCCTGACGAACCAATTATAGGGACTGGTGAGTTCGAAGTTAAGGTCAGCACCGTGAACGGCGACATTAGGGTCGAACTGATTTAG
- a CDS encoding type II toxin-antitoxin system VapC family toxin, with protein sequence MRFIDANVFIYAFLKPRKEPPENVKRIKEQAKEIISRISEGERVITTVVHLSEVANVIESRGGKRKASEVVLTVLTSENIEVLPVSGGDYLKAAIIAEEKDLGVNDALAYVKMKELGIEGIYTFDGDFEKLDVRILRK encoded by the coding sequence ATGAGGTTCATAGATGCCAACGTCTTCATCTACGCGTTTCTGAAACCGAGAAAGGAGCCACCGGAGAACGTTAAGCGAATCAAGGAACAGGCTAAGGAGATAATCTCAAGAATCAGCGAAGGAGAGCGCGTGATTACCACGGTCGTTCACCTGAGTGAAGTTGCCAACGTCATCGAGAGCAGAGGTGGAAAGAGGAAGGCATCCGAGGTCGTTTTGACTGTTCTTACAAGCGAGAACATAGAGGTTTTGCCAGTTTCTGGGGGTGACTATTTGAAGGCCGCAATCATAGCGGAAGAGAAGGACCTCGGAGTGAACGATGCTTTGGCCTATGTCAAGATGAAAGAACTCGGTATCGAGGGGATTTACACCTTTGACGGAGACTTTGAAAAACTTGACGTCAGGATTCTAAGGAAATAA
- a CDS encoding MFS transporter, producing MFEAKLGRNFWLYTIGRWISQAGWVIQDVAVPLYVLDQTGSGTMMSVFIMAELIPRLLVNPIAGVIGDRYDRKKLMYGLDIARGVLLFAVIGFNLLGIYQLLVVQMAMSVMGAFFSAGIVGMFPDLVEREQLARANSILQSGGQILRILGPILGGLIYAIGGIKLAILINAVSFFGSGLFEILIEYHRETRELSSIGEVWDDMVEGFRFIKASRAVVLLMSYAVILNTLLNPVFTLLVPYMTRVVLGFSAVQFGSVGTAATLGALMGNLLIAGKLRERSENLIFKAMFGQLGLMLLLAAVPFLGRVSYPALLILVSLIGLCNVFVNVPLFTKL from the coding sequence ATGTTCGAGGCTAAGCTCGGTAGGAACTTCTGGCTCTACACCATAGGCAGGTGGATATCCCAGGCCGGCTGGGTTATCCAGGATGTCGCCGTTCCGCTTTACGTGCTCGACCAGACCGGCAGCGGGACGATGATGAGCGTCTTCATAATGGCCGAGCTGATTCCGAGGCTTCTTGTAAACCCCATAGCCGGGGTGATAGGCGACCGTTACGACAGGAAGAAGCTCATGTATGGGTTGGACATAGCGAGGGGAGTTCTCCTCTTCGCGGTCATAGGGTTCAACCTGCTGGGGATATACCAGCTCCTTGTGGTTCAGATGGCGATGAGCGTTATGGGGGCGTTCTTCTCGGCTGGCATAGTCGGGATGTTCCCAGACCTGGTGGAGAGAGAGCAGCTTGCGAGGGCGAACTCGATACTGCAGAGCGGCGGCCAAATACTCAGAATACTCGGCCCGATCCTCGGCGGGTTAATCTACGCCATCGGGGGCATTAAGCTGGCCATCCTCATCAATGCGGTCAGTTTCTTCGGCTCGGGACTGTTTGAAATCCTGATAGAGTACCACAGGGAAACGCGGGAGCTGTCGAGCATCGGCGAAGTCTGGGACGACATGGTCGAGGGATTCCGCTTCATAAAAGCTTCACGGGCGGTTGTCCTGCTGATGAGCTACGCCGTAATACTCAACACACTCCTCAACCCGGTGTTTACTCTTCTCGTACCCTATATGACCCGCGTCGTTCTTGGATTTTCTGCGGTTCAGTTCGGGAGCGTTGGAACCGCTGCCACCCTGGGGGCGCTGATGGGAAATCTTCTCATAGCGGGGAAGCTCAGGGAGCGTTCCGAGAACCTGATCTTCAAAGCAATGTTCGGGCAACTGGGCCTTATGCTTCTGCTGGCGGCAGTCCCTTTCCTGGGTAGAGTCTCTTACCCCGCTCTCCTGATCCTTGTCTCGCTGATAGGGCTGTGCAATGTCTTCGTGAACGTTCCCCTGTTCACCAAGCTCTAG
- a CDS encoding AEC family transporter, whose product MDVYQMLTLIAAGYILKRIIRDDRPFRWLNVLSTRFLLTLFVFGNVASKDLAYLLSIRLVFLYVLLIIALSLGLSYLYARRFVGDENWAGALMILSAYPNTAAMGFPIASLFLSDITPAILYSTTNSLLVLPLATFIAAHYSSGKASVKNSLIKALKFPPTAANLLAIALVLLGIRLPEWILEPAKAVGWWSIPLLLIYFGSIINLREFRWSHLLEVGLFRSIIPFILVFLTLRGTGDVYYAVLVEASMPPAIMANVILAHYGLKAEEAIGVTVVLTLLVLAFFLSFSALIG is encoded by the coding sequence ATGGATGTCTATCAGATGCTTACCCTCATAGCGGCGGGGTACATACTTAAAAGGATAATCAGGGACGATAGGCCCTTCAGATGGCTTAACGTACTCTCAACAAGGTTTCTTCTCACGCTCTTCGTCTTCGGCAACGTTGCTAGCAAAGACCTCGCGTACCTCCTGAGCATAAGGCTCGTCTTCCTCTACGTGCTCCTTATAATAGCCCTGAGCCTCGGCCTTTCTTACCTCTACGCCCGCCGCTTCGTTGGGGACGAGAACTGGGCCGGGGCGCTTATGATCCTCTCGGCTTATCCGAACACGGCCGCCATGGGCTTTCCAATAGCAAGCCTCTTCCTCAGCGATATAACACCAGCCATACTCTATTCGACCACCAACAGCCTCCTCGTCCTCCCTCTGGCAACGTTCATAGCGGCCCACTACTCAAGCGGAAAGGCCTCGGTGAAAAACAGCCTTATTAAGGCCCTGAAGTTCCCTCCAACTGCTGCCAACTTGCTGGCCATTGCCCTCGTACTCCTGGGGATCAGGCTCCCAGAATGGATTCTTGAGCCGGCCAAGGCAGTGGGCTGGTGGAGCATACCCCTGCTTCTCATATACTTCGGCTCCATAATAAACCTGAGGGAATTCAGGTGGAGCCACCTGCTGGAGGTCGGGCTCTTCAGGAGCATTATTCCGTTTATCCTCGTATTTCTAACTCTCCGAGGGACTGGAGATGTTTATTACGCCGTCCTTGTGGAGGCTTCGATGCCACCAGCTATAATGGCGAACGTAATACTCGCCCACTACGGCCTGAAAGCAGAGGAAGCTATAGGCGTGACGGTTGTTCTGACGCTCCTGGTTCTGGCGTTTTTCCTCTCATTCAGCGCACTGATAGGTTAA
- a CDS encoding SPFH domain-containing protein produces the protein MVQVIEWTNPGEDEIIWRYPNEVIKWGAQLIVHEYEVAIFMRDGKVYDVFGPGRHTLTTQNLPLLYKLVGGSNSPFKATVIFVSMKQFQGRYGGETQTRELAPVKYYGVYWFKVSDPVLFLTEVVGGQSLYDTQDVTKFIRAYFNEGMMKHLSAYSIVDLFQNLDMVSTQVKVKLMEDFRRLGLELVDVKIEGVNTTDEWRQRLFWIMQTGNAQAVMQMDTAKQVAAELGKSEGAAIGAGMMIMPQLLQQPAQPAQPTQPYAGGGAPPAGYQGAQPAGAAQPNQEICPYCGKPIPPGARFCPYCGHEIKRCPNGHIVPEGAKFCPVCGAKIE, from the coding sequence ATGGTGCAGGTTATCGAATGGACGAATCCCGGCGAGGACGAGATTATCTGGAGGTATCCCAACGAGGTCATCAAGTGGGGGGCCCAGCTGATAGTTCACGAGTACGAAGTGGCAATATTCATGCGCGACGGCAAGGTTTACGACGTCTTCGGGCCGGGCAGGCATACCCTAACGACGCAGAATTTACCCCTCCTCTACAAGCTCGTTGGCGGTTCAAACAGTCCCTTCAAGGCAACGGTGATATTCGTCAGTATGAAGCAGTTCCAGGGGCGCTATGGAGGAGAAACGCAGACGAGGGAGCTCGCTCCCGTCAAGTACTACGGCGTTTACTGGTTCAAGGTTTCTGATCCTGTTCTCTTCCTGACGGAAGTTGTCGGCGGCCAGAGCCTCTACGACACCCAGGACGTTACGAAGTTCATCAGGGCGTACTTCAACGAGGGCATGATGAAGCACCTCTCGGCCTATTCAATAGTCGACCTCTTCCAGAACCTTGACATGGTGAGCACGCAGGTAAAGGTCAAGCTCATGGAGGACTTCCGCAGGTTGGGCCTTGAGCTGGTCGATGTGAAGATTGAAGGCGTTAACACCACCGACGAGTGGCGCCAGAGGCTCTTCTGGATAATGCAGACCGGCAACGCTCAAGCTGTTATGCAGATGGACACGGCGAAACAGGTGGCGGCGGAACTCGGAAAGAGTGAGGGTGCTGCTATCGGGGCTGGTATGATGATAATGCCCCAGCTCCTCCAGCAACCGGCACAACCTGCTCAACCGACCCAGCCCTACGCCGGTGGAGGTGCTCCGCCGGCTGGATATCAAGGAGCCCAGCCTGCCGGAGCGGCTCAACCTAACCAGGAAATCTGCCCCTACTGCGGCAAGCCAATCCCGCCCGGAGCGCGCTTCTGCCCCTACTGCGGGCACGAAATTAAGCGCTGTCCCAACGGTCACATAGTTCCAGAGGGGGCGAAGTTCTGCCCGGTCTGCGGGGCAAAGATTGAGTGA
- the serK gene encoding L-serine kinase SerK, with amino-acid sequence MGVEKVPKYDIPTKKVDYVFIELDKMKPHEQLVQKELEAFIESVTGSGIFWKPMLLAKVPGEDMYLIVDGHHRWAGLQKLGAKKAPSVILDYFSDDVKVYTWYPAFKGSLEEVLERLKKEGLEVIEDPNAEEKAERGEIAFALVGEKSFAIPGGLDEQKKVSKVLDEMSVEGKIELIYYGLKEDAREDMAKGEIDYVFIRKAPSKEEVMELVKRGEVYSPKTTRHVLPFNPDKIDVKLEELF; translated from the coding sequence ATGGGAGTTGAAAAGGTTCCGAAGTACGACATTCCGACCAAGAAGGTTGACTACGTTTTTATCGAACTCGACAAGATGAAGCCCCACGAGCAGCTCGTTCAGAAGGAGCTTGAGGCCTTCATCGAGAGCGTTACCGGTAGTGGAATCTTCTGGAAGCCCATGCTCCTTGCCAAGGTTCCCGGTGAGGACATGTACCTCATCGTTGACGGCCACCACCGCTGGGCCGGTCTCCAGAAGCTCGGTGCCAAGAAGGCCCCCTCCGTTATACTCGACTACTTCAGCGACGACGTCAAGGTTTACACCTGGTATCCGGCCTTCAAGGGAAGCCTTGAGGAGGTTCTTGAGAGGCTTAAGAAGGAAGGCCTCGAAGTCATCGAGGACCCCAATGCTGAGGAGAAGGCCGAGAGGGGCGAGATAGCATTTGCCCTCGTCGGCGAGAAGAGCTTTGCCATACCCGGAGGCCTTGATGAGCAGAAGAAGGTCAGCAAGGTTCTCGACGAGATGAGCGTCGAGGGTAAAATCGAGCTCATCTACTACGGCCTCAAGGAGGACGCCAGAGAGGATATGGCAAAGGGTGAAATCGACTACGTCTTCATCAGGAAGGCCCCGAGCAAGGAAGAGGTTATGGAGCTCGTCAAGCGCGGCGAGGTCTACTCCCCGAAGACCACCAGGCACGTCCTGCCCTTCAACCCGGACAAGATCGACGTCAAGCTTGAGGAGCTGTTCTGA
- a CDS encoding ATP-binding protein encodes MYFDERPKVRRDDLYDRESELEELLSSINSRKPLILLKGIRRLGKTSLLRVALNEAKLPHVIVDLRGVNPNSRRDLYLRFQAALNEYLSKNAPLLKRLKDRIKLIDGVRISGVGVSLSWKNPETLYSLISALEREGFLIAFDEVQEIRGPAGKELASLIAHFYDYGETSFILTGSEVGLLYDFAGIKDPTAPLYGRVFHEIELSRFSREQSLDFLRKGFEQAGIEAPEEILEDAVNRLDGIVGWLVKFGVISLREGLSRKTVDGVLEEASKMALGELDRFLEKRPLARKRYLTILHAIARGKNTWSELKGELEKAEKREITDATLARLLDALLKASFIEKKVKGRNITYHIADPVLEFALRR; translated from the coding sequence TTGTACTTTGATGAAAGACCCAAGGTCAGGAGAGATGACCTCTATGACAGGGAGAGTGAGTTGGAAGAGCTACTGAGCTCCATAAACTCACGGAAGCCCCTCATACTGCTCAAAGGAATACGCAGGCTTGGGAAGACCTCCCTCCTAAGGGTGGCCCTCAACGAAGCGAAACTCCCTCACGTTATAGTTGACCTCAGGGGAGTGAACCCCAACTCAAGGCGTGACCTCTACCTCCGCTTTCAGGCGGCACTCAACGAATACCTCTCGAAAAACGCCCCCCTCCTCAAAAGATTGAAGGACAGGATAAAGCTCATAGACGGTGTGAGGATTTCCGGTGTGGGCGTCTCGCTCTCGTGGAAGAACCCCGAAACGTTGTATTCCCTGATCTCCGCCCTTGAAAGAGAGGGATTCCTAATAGCGTTCGATGAGGTTCAGGAGATTAGAGGGCCAGCCGGAAAGGAGCTGGCTTCATTGATAGCCCATTTCTACGACTACGGAGAGACGAGCTTCATATTAACCGGAAGTGAGGTCGGACTGCTCTATGACTTCGCAGGTATTAAGGACCCCACTGCCCCCCTTTACGGGAGAGTTTTTCACGAGATAGAGCTTTCACGGTTCTCAAGAGAGCAGAGCCTCGATTTTTTGCGTAAAGGCTTTGAACAGGCAGGAATAGAAGCCCCTGAGGAGATTCTGGAGGATGCAGTTAATAGGCTTGACGGCATAGTTGGATGGCTTGTTAAATTCGGGGTAATCTCTCTCAGAGAGGGACTGAGCAGAAAAACAGTGGATGGGGTTCTTGAAGAGGCTTCAAAGATGGCTTTGGGGGAGCTTGACCGCTTCCTTGAGAAGAGACCCCTCGCGAGAAAGCGATATCTGACAATTCTCCATGCAATAGCCCGCGGAAAAAACACCTGGAGCGAGCTAAAGGGGGAGCTTGAAAAAGCGGAAAAGCGCGAGATAACGGATGCAACCCTTGCTAGGCTCCTTGACGCTCTCCTCAAAGCCTCGTTTATAGAGAAAAAGGTCAAGGGCAGGAATATTACCTACCACATAGCCGACCCCGTGCTGGAGTTTGCGCTGAGGAGATAA
- a CDS encoding AbrB family transcriptional regulator produces the protein METLVKKFDSQGRLLLPKELREKLGEEVIIVDLGDRVELLPRKKASLKKFFDSVEVDELKEWNELKKELWAE, from the coding sequence ATGGAAACCCTGGTTAAGAAGTTTGACTCCCAGGGCCGGCTTCTCCTCCCGAAGGAGCTGAGGGAGAAGCTCGGTGAGGAGGTGATAATAGTCGATCTCGGAGACAGGGTGGAACTCCTTCCAAGGAAAAAGGCCAGCCTGAAGAAGTTCTTCGACAGCGTTGAGGTCGATGAACTGAAGGAGTGGAATGAGCTCAAGAAGGAGCTGTGGGCGGAATGA
- a CDS encoding helix-turn-helix transcriptional regulator codes for MEDLRVQLEELKKRLEVLEESIDPVDEVMLSIKARLRRKLEGGSLPEIDEERAARTLKALANPDRIRILKMLSEGPMGFKEIKDALGVESPTVSHHLKLLVKTRMVRKGERYEISPDGRLFLRLLEIITALEEVEE; via the coding sequence ATGGAGGATCTCAGAGTCCAGCTCGAGGAGCTGAAGAAGAGGCTAGAGGTGCTGGAGGAGAGCATTGACCCCGTTGATGAGGTCATGCTCTCGATAAAGGCCCGCCTCAGGAGAAAGCTCGAAGGTGGAAGTTTGCCAGAGATAGACGAGGAGAGAGCTGCGAGAACCCTCAAGGCCCTCGCCAACCCGGACAGGATAAGGATACTCAAAATGCTCTCCGAGGGGCCGATGGGCTTCAAGGAAATAAAGGATGCCCTTGGGGTGGAAAGCCCCACGGTTTCCCACCACCTGAAGCTCCTGGTGAAAACCCGGATGGTGAGAAAGGGGGAAAGATACGAAATATCGCCCGATGGACGTCTCTTTTTGCGCTTGCTTGAGATAATAACTGCCCTCGAGGAGGTGGAAGAATGA
- a CDS encoding DUF763 domain-containing protein: MRNVADLPLHGGRVPAWLAQRMRKLTRLVLVLAVEEYGTKGLLERLSDPVWFQAFNNVIGMDWDSSGSTTVTAGMIKDALWREELGVKAAGGKGKKSRATPEELRGIAELYDLDPEPYVRTSRLVAKVDTVALQTGYGLYHHVFFLDEEGNWAVVQQGMNERERMARRFHWFDAETFTLDPHKAIAGLQREFALNTVSKEAKEYQKTLLDVVQEDPVKIERELESLKALAKGYRPLVYYKPRNVNEVSILRRYESLGRFELNKRALEFARELSVSNYDEFLLLKGLGPSTLRALSLVLELVYDVHPSWKDPVTHPPDPFKFTYAVGGKDRVPFPIDKPAYDELISFLEELVSRHPEEKALVRNVTKITRNWKFPEEEKRPT; encoded by the coding sequence ATGAGGAACGTTGCAGATTTGCCCCTCCACGGCGGCCGCGTCCCGGCGTGGCTAGCCCAGAGGATGAGGAAGCTCACCCGATTAGTGCTGGTTCTCGCAGTCGAGGAGTACGGAACGAAGGGCCTCCTTGAGAGGCTCTCCGACCCGGTCTGGTTCCAGGCGTTTAACAACGTCATCGGGATGGACTGGGACTCCTCCGGCTCGACAACCGTAACGGCGGGCATGATAAAGGACGCCCTCTGGAGAGAGGAGCTTGGGGTTAAAGCGGCAGGGGGCAAGGGGAAGAAGAGCCGTGCTACACCGGAGGAGCTTAGGGGAATAGCGGAGCTTTACGACCTTGATCCGGAGCCTTACGTCAGAACATCACGTCTCGTAGCCAAGGTTGACACGGTTGCGCTCCAGACCGGCTACGGGCTCTACCACCACGTCTTCTTCCTCGATGAGGAAGGCAACTGGGCAGTGGTACAGCAGGGGATGAACGAGAGGGAGAGGATGGCGAGGCGCTTCCACTGGTTCGATGCCGAAACCTTTACGCTCGACCCACATAAGGCAATAGCGGGCCTGCAGAGGGAGTTCGCCCTCAACACCGTCTCAAAGGAAGCCAAAGAATACCAGAAGACGCTCCTCGATGTGGTTCAGGAGGACCCGGTTAAAATAGAGCGCGAGCTTGAGAGTCTGAAAGCGCTCGCAAAAGGCTACCGCCCGCTCGTTTACTACAAGCCCCGCAACGTCAATGAGGTTTCCATCCTAAGGCGCTACGAAAGTCTGGGAAGGTTTGAGCTGAACAAGAGGGCATTAGAGTTTGCCCGCGAGCTTAGTGTGAGCAACTACGATGAGTTTCTCCTTCTCAAGGGCCTCGGCCCGAGCACTTTGCGCGCTCTCTCGCTCGTCCTTGAGCTGGTCTACGACGTCCACCCGAGCTGGAAAGACCCCGTAACGCATCCGCCCGACCCCTTCAAGTTCACCTACGCCGTCGGGGGGAAAGATAGAGTGCCTTTCCCGATAGACAAGCCCGCCTACGACGAGCTCATCTCGTTCCTTGAGGAGCTGGTCTCAAGGCACCCGGAGGAGAAGGCCCTCGTCCGGAACGTGACGAAAATAACCAGAAACTGGAAGTTCCCGGAGGAAGAGAAGAGGCCAACCTAA